One window of the Allosaccharopolyspora coralli genome contains the following:
- a CDS encoding arabinosyltransferase domain-containing protein: MLKDLDDGEATGGHVRRPVAEFGHRVSGARRVKIWAVVCGVLGTLLSLAVPFLPVHHEITTLKWPTAQGTAPVAAPLVSYSPLWLSADVPCATARDATERSGGSAVLLSTNPPESQYGNLTGLSLQTERDRLDLRSRGQQLGSVSLPPGDCLITIRSDGERTTASVDQRPFATVAGDQRPQLTGIYSDVDGAADDVRGLSFEARVDNRFDSTATVLKVVVMVLAVVAFVGAACCVRLLDARAGRRPPRLAPRGWWKPTSRDLAVYGAIVVWWLIGAMTSDDGYILSIARSRESAGFVSNYYRWFANPEAPWGWFYEIYTVWVQVSTATLWVRMPALLMAIASWLLISREVLPRLGQKVRRSGAAGWAAAAVFLAFWLPYNNGLRPEPVVVVFSLLTLCAVERAVATRRLLPAALGLVGAALAVGANPHGLVAVLPYLAAIKPLSRLLRDRARQFGWLPVLAPLSACGFVILTAVYSDQTWRSVLDGIELKTTFGPSDNWYEELIRYNLLFSFEPDGSLSRRFPVLLVMLCLVTCAVVLLRRGRIHGAALGPSRRLLAVTAMSFVVLAMTMTKWTHHFGIFAAVGGALAALTALATSSTVLRSKRNRAAFFAGLMLISALSATGTNGWWYVSGWGVPWFDKPPSIEGYNASTALLVGAAVAGIVAVIEHVRLDERRTRLARTEKSSRALRLGTAPLAIICALLVVGEIAAFGKAVHEQRGSYSLGADNVRQLLSSSCGLSDYVDVEMRPRDGLLPVSANQPTQVAPGTEIPRGAAEEDGRDGYLRPVQDGFSRPGLPPGDGSDPLEPDWEPPHQFGDDEAPVWGSYDPNGSGTAELRTQWYDLPEKARSGASPLVVSMAGAEAEPNSVVAEFGRDTARGFEITHRETLLMGPPPEWRDARVTVPEPARGADRVRLVVDDQALGMAGWLAVSAPRVPQLQTMAEVLGDEPTFVEWPAAFVHPCANLSGIGNGIAEVPKFRVVAGAELRGAGESWSSPDAGGPFGWMNVTTTVRELPTYLQGDIKRDWGTLYAVDPVVAEALPAETAVVQHRETHGGLWSPGRLSLNVQLPGDVPSSADRDTQGASTNQPD, encoded by the coding sequence GTGCTGAAGGATCTCGACGACGGTGAGGCGACCGGGGGCCACGTACGCCGCCCGGTCGCCGAGTTCGGGCACAGGGTGTCCGGTGCCCGTCGGGTGAAGATCTGGGCCGTGGTGTGCGGCGTGCTCGGCACGCTGTTGTCGCTGGCGGTGCCGTTCCTGCCCGTCCACCACGAGATCACGACACTCAAGTGGCCGACCGCCCAGGGCACGGCCCCGGTGGCGGCGCCGCTGGTGAGCTACTCGCCGCTGTGGCTCAGCGCCGACGTCCCGTGCGCCACGGCGCGGGACGCCACCGAGCGGTCGGGGGGTTCGGCGGTGCTGCTGTCGACGAACCCGCCGGAGTCCCAGTACGGCAACCTCACGGGGCTGTCGCTGCAGACCGAACGTGACCGGCTGGACCTGCGTAGCCGGGGCCAGCAGCTCGGTTCCGTCTCACTGCCGCCGGGCGACTGCCTGATCACGATCCGCTCGGACGGGGAGCGGACCACCGCGAGCGTCGACCAGCGGCCGTTCGCCACCGTCGCCGGCGACCAGCGCCCGCAGCTGACCGGCATCTACTCCGACGTGGACGGTGCGGCAGACGACGTGCGCGGCCTGTCCTTCGAGGCGCGGGTCGACAACCGGTTCGACAGTACGGCGACGGTGCTGAAAGTCGTGGTGATGGTGCTGGCCGTCGTCGCGTTCGTGGGCGCCGCGTGCTGCGTCCGGCTGCTCGACGCGCGCGCGGGTCGACGACCTCCCCGGCTCGCCCCGCGCGGCTGGTGGAAGCCGACGTCACGAGACCTCGCGGTCTACGGCGCGATCGTCGTGTGGTGGCTCATCGGTGCCATGACCTCCGACGACGGATACATCCTGAGCATCGCACGATCACGGGAGAGCGCTGGGTTCGTCAGCAACTACTACCGCTGGTTCGCGAACCCGGAAGCCCCGTGGGGGTGGTTCTACGAGATCTACACCGTGTGGGTGCAGGTGTCGACGGCGACGTTGTGGGTGCGGATGCCCGCGTTGCTGATGGCGATCGCGAGTTGGCTGCTGATCAGCCGCGAAGTGCTGCCCCGGCTCGGTCAGAAGGTGCGGCGCAGCGGCGCGGCCGGGTGGGCTGCCGCCGCCGTGTTCCTCGCGTTCTGGCTGCCGTACAACAACGGCTTGCGTCCCGAGCCGGTGGTGGTCGTGTTCTCGCTGCTCACGTTGTGTGCCGTCGAACGGGCCGTGGCGACGAGGAGGCTGTTGCCCGCCGCGCTCGGCCTGGTCGGTGCGGCACTGGCCGTGGGGGCGAACCCACACGGCCTGGTCGCGGTGCTGCCGTACCTGGCCGCGATCAAGCCGTTGTCGCGGCTGCTGCGGGACCGCGCGCGCCAGTTCGGGTGGTTGCCGGTGCTGGCCCCGCTGTCGGCGTGCGGCTTCGTGATCCTGACCGCGGTGTATTCGGACCAGACGTGGCGCTCGGTGCTCGACGGGATCGAGTTGAAGACGACGTTCGGCCCCAGCGACAACTGGTACGAGGAGTTGATCCGCTACAACCTGCTGTTCAGTTTCGAGCCGGACGGTTCGTTGTCGCGACGATTCCCGGTGCTGCTGGTGATGTTGTGCCTGGTGACGTGCGCGGTGGTGTTGCTGCGCCGGGGGCGGATCCACGGTGCGGCACTGGGCCCGAGTCGCAGGCTTCTCGCCGTCACCGCCATGTCGTTCGTGGTGCTGGCGATGACGATGACGAAGTGGACGCACCACTTCGGGATCTTCGCCGCGGTCGGCGGTGCGCTGGCGGCGCTGACCGCGCTGGCGACGAGCAGCACTGTGTTGCGTTCCAAGCGGAACCGAGCGGCGTTCTTCGCCGGGTTGATGCTGATCTCCGCGCTGTCCGCGACGGGCACGAACGGGTGGTGGTACGTCTCGGGCTGGGGTGTGCCGTGGTTCGACAAGCCGCCGTCGATCGAGGGTTACAACGCGAGCACGGCGTTGCTGGTGGGCGCGGCCGTCGCCGGGATCGTGGCCGTGATCGAGCACGTTCGTCTCGACGAGCGCCGGACGAGGCTCGCCCGCACCGAGAAGTCCAGCCGTGCGTTGCGACTCGGGACGGCGCCACTGGCGATCATTTGTGCGCTGCTGGTGGTGGGGGAGATCGCGGCGTTCGGCAAGGCCGTCCACGAGCAGCGGGGCAGCTACAGCCTCGGTGCGGACAACGTGCGCCAGCTGCTCTCGTCCTCGTGCGGGTTGTCGGACTACGTCGACGTGGAGATGCGTCCACGGGACGGGCTTCTTCCGGTCTCGGCGAACCAGCCCACGCAGGTGGCCCCGGGTACCGAGATCCCGCGCGGTGCCGCCGAGGAAGACGGTCGCGACGGCTACCTGCGGCCGGTGCAGGACGGGTTCTCCCGGCCGGGTCTGCCGCCCGGTGACGGCTCGGATCCGCTGGAACCGGATTGGGAGCCGCCGCACCAGTTCGGGGACGACGAGGCGCCGGTGTGGGGAAGCTACGACCCGAACGGGTCCGGCACCGCCGAGCTGCGGACACAGTGGTACGACCTGCCGGAGAAGGCGCGGTCCGGTGCGTCACCGTTGGTGGTGTCGATGGCCGGGGCCGAGGCGGAACCGAACTCGGTGGTCGCCGAGTTCGGCCGGGACACCGCGCGGGGCTTCGAGATCACGCACCGCGAGACGCTGCTCATGGGCCCGCCTCCGGAGTGGCGGGATGCACGGGTGACCGTTCCGGAACCCGCGCGTGGTGCCGACCGGGTCCGGCTCGTCGTCGACGATCAGGCGTTGGGCATGGCGGGCTGGCTGGCCGTCAGCGCACCGCGCGTCCCGCAGCTGCAGACGATGGCCGAAGTGCTCGGTGACGAGCCGACGTTCGTGGAGTGGCCCGCGGCGTTCGTGCACCCGTGCGCGAACCTCTCCGGGATCGGGAACGGGATCGCCGAGGTGCCGAAGTTCCGGGTGGTGGCCGGTGCCGAGCTGCGGGGCGCGGGGGAGAGCTGGTCGTCGCCGGACGCGGGTGGCCCGTTCGGCTGGATGAACGTGACCACCACGGTGCGTGAGTTGCCGACGTATCTGCAGGGCGACATCAAGCGGGACTGGGGAACCCTGTACGCCGTCGACCCGGTGGTGGCCGAAGCCTTGCCCGCCGAGACGGCTGTGGTGCAGCACCGGGAGACGCACGGGGGTCTGTGGTCGCCGGGACGGCTGAGCCTGAACGTGCAGTTGCCCGGTGACGTGCCGAGTTCCGCCGATCGGGACACGCAAGGGGCCTCGACGAACCAGCCCGACTGA